The following proteins are encoded in a genomic region of Thalassophryne amazonica chromosome 5, fThaAma1.1, whole genome shotgun sequence:
- the kctd10 gene encoding BTB/POZ domain-containing adapter for CUL3-mediated RhoA degradation protein 3, with product MEEMSGETAVSSGVPAATTRTTSFKGSSPSSKYVKLNVGGALYYTTMQTLTKQDTMLKAMFSGRMEVLTDSEGWILIDRCGKHFGTILNYLRDGAVPLPDSRRETEELLAEAKYYLVQGLADECTAALQNKETYEPLCKVPLMTSSKEEQRLIAMSNKPTVKLLYNRSNNKYSYTSNSDDNMLKNIELFDKLSLRFNGRVLFIKDVIGDEICCWSFYGQGRKIAEVCCTSIVYATEKKQTKVEFPEARIYEETLNILLYESHDGRGPDNALLEATGGAAGRSHHLDEDEERERIERVRRIHIKRPDDRTHHHQ from the exons ATG GAAGAGATGTCAGGAGAGACGGCTGTAAGCTCGGGAGTGCCGGCAGCTACCACCAGGACTACATCTTTCAAAGGCTCCAGTCCCAGCTCTAAATACGTGAAGTTAAATGTGGGCGGAGCACTTTATTATACCACAATGCAAACACTGACCAAACAGGACACAATGCTTAAGGCGATGTTTAGTGGCAGGATGGAGGTCCTCACAGACAGTGAAG GCTGGATCTTGATTGATCGTTGTGGGAAACATTTTGGAACAATCCTGAACTACCTTAGAGATGGGGCAGTTCCGCTGCCAGACAGCCGACGAGAAACTGAGGAACTGCTTGCTGAGGCAAAGTACTACCTGGTCCAAGGCCTCGCTGATGAATGTACTGCAGCATTGCAG AACAAAGAGACATATGAACCACTTTGTAAGGTGCCACTGATGACATCATCTAAGGAAGAACAGAGGCTTATTGCAATGTCTAATAAG CCTACTGTCAAACTGCTGTATAACAGAAGTAACAACAAATATTCATATACCAG CAATTCAGATGACAACATGCTGAAAAATATTGAGCTGTTTGACAAGCTCTCACTGCGATTCAACGGTCGTGTACTGTTCATCAAAGATGTTATTGGGGATGAGATCTGCTGCTGGTCATTTTATGGCCAAGGTCGCAAGATTGCTGAAGTGTGCTGTACTTCCATTGTTTATGCAACAGAAAAGAAGCAGACAAAA GTGGAATTCCCCGAAGCTCGGATTTATGAGGAAACTCTCAACATCCTCCTGTACGAGTCCCATGATGGGAGGGGTCCAGATAATGCCCTGCTGGAGGCCACAGGTGGCGCCGCAGGGCGATCCCATCATCTGGATGAGGATGAGGAGCGAGAGAGAATCGAACGCGTTCGTAGGATTCATATCAAGCGACCTGATGATCGCACACACCACCACCAGTGA
- the ube3b gene encoding ubiquitin-protein ligase E3B produces MFSVPQSSKSEFLDKARQAREERKGQKEKEKAATHIQALVKRFLCRCRLHKQIRKEVDDYFQASEAGTSKRNALSIFRIARKLLFIYNQEDKMRFEKLCRAILASMDVENEPKVWYVSLALSKDLTIPWLKQIKDVLWTCCQLLKNLKPDILQDNKLVTLYLTMLVTFTDTSTWRITKGKGEALRPALTRICENIMGHLNQRGFYSILQILLTNGLARSKPSLSKGTLTAVCILSLRPVIAAHFSDNLLRSFLLHIMSVPAVICHISVLTPECMASVQTLDLLRKFILFLSHEEQCLDICVCLEGSHTLCLLGNIIHLGYLNERVLEEEPNHFVKDLTEMLSYCQRYVSQKKSNLTHWHPVLGWFSQTVDYGLNESMPLVTKQLQYLWGMPVIRTLFSDVLSKKLESQEPTPPPPQPSTSQNNLPVKNLFKRAFHKSASVRNILKPVGGKRVDSAEVQKVCSICVLYQTALSTLTQIRLQILTGLTHLDDLLPKLWAFICELGPQGGLKLFMECLNNDTEESKQLLAMLMLFCDCSRHLITILDDIEVYEEQTSFKIEELITISSFLNTFVYKMIWDGILENAKGEKLELFHSVHGWLMVLYERDCRRRFSPDDHWLRKDLKPSLLFQELEKGKKRAQLLLQYIPHVIPHKNRVLLFRNIVTKEKEILGLVETSSASPHVTHITIRRSRMLEDGYDQLRRLPVNSIKGVIRVKFVNDLGVDEAGIDQDGVFKEFLEEIIKKVFNPALNLFKTTSGNERLYPSPTSYIHENHLQLFEFVGKMLGKAVYEGIVVDVPFASFFLSQVLGHHHSTFYSSIDELPSLDSEFYKNLTSIKRYDGDVGDLGLTLSYDEDVMGQLVCHELIPGGKTMPVTNENKISYIHLMAHFRMHTQIKEQTTAFIRGFRSIIDPEWLHMFSTPEVQRLVSGDNAEIDLDDLKKHTVYYGGFHSSHRVIIWLWDILSSDFTADERAMFLKFVTSCSRPPLLGFAYLKPPFSIRCVEVSDDQDTGDTLGSVLRGFFTIRKKEPGGRLPTSSTCFNLLKLPNYSKKSILRDKLRYAISMNTGFELS; encoded by the exons ATGTTTAGTGTTCCTCAAAGCTCCAAATCAGAGTTCTTGGATAAAGCCAGGCAGGCCAGAGAGGAGAGGAAAGGACAAAAGGAGAAGGAGAAAGCTGCCACCCACATCCAAGCCCTGGTCAAGAGATTCCTCTGTCGCTGCAGGCTCCACAAACAAATAAG GAAAGAGGTTGATGACTATTTTCAAGCCTCTGAAGCTGGAACTTCAAAAAGAAATGCACTTTCTATTTTCAGAATTGCTCGAAAATTACTATTCATTTATAACCAAGAGGATAAGATG AGGTTTGAGAAGCTTTGTCGTGCTATTCTTGCCAGCATGGATGTAGAAAATGAGCCAAAA GTTTGGTATGTGTCTTTGGCTCTTTCCAAAGATCTCACTATTCCATGGCTCAAGCAGATAAAGGACGTGCTGTGGACTTGCTGTCAGCTATTGAAAAACCTAAAG CCTGACATACTTCAGGATAATAAATTGGTTACGCTGTACCTCACCATGCTGGTGACTTTCACAGACACCTCTACATGGCGGATAACTAAAGGAAAGG GAGAAGCTCTCAGACCTGCTTTGACAAGAATATGTGAGAATATCATGGGTCATCTCAATCAAAGGGGATTCTATTCAATACTGCAG ATCTTGCTAACAAATGGCTTGGCTCGTTCTAAACCATCTCTGTCCAAAGGCACTTTAACAGCTGTCTGTATTTTGTCATTAAG GCCAGTCATTGCTGCTCACTTCTCTGATAATCTATTAAGATCATTCCTCCTTCACATCATGTCTGTTCCAGCAGTCATATGCCACATCAGTGTACTTACCCCAGAG TGTATGGCATCCGTCCAGACTCTTGACCTTCTGAGgaaatttattttgtttcttaGTCATGAGGAGCAGTGTTTggacatctgtgtgtgtctcgAAGGCAGCCACACACTTTGCTTACTTG GCAACATCATTCACTTGGGCTACCTTAATGAGAGAGTCCTAGAAGAAGAGCCCAACCACTTTGTGAAGGACCTGACTGAGATGCTGTCCTACTGCCAGAGATATGTGTCTCAAAAGAAATCCAACCTTacccactggcaccctgttcttGGCTGGTTCTCTCAAACTGTGGACTATGG GTTAAACGAGTCAATGCCACTGGTCACAAAACAGCTTCAATACCTGTGGGGTATGCCTGTCATCCGGACACTCTTCAGTGATGTCCTATCTAAAAAGTTGGAGAGTCAAGAGCCgactcccccacccccccaacctaGCACATCACAAAACAATCTCCCAGTGAAAA ACCTTTTCAAGCGAGCATTTCATAAGTCAGCATCTGTAAGGAACATCCTAAAGCCAGTCGGAGGCAAGCGAGTTGACTCAGCTGAAGTTCAGAAGGTGTGCAGTATCTGTGTGCTCTACCAGACTGCTCTATCTACCCTCACCCAGATACGACTTCAGATACTGACAG gtctAACACATCTTGATGACCTACTGCCAAAGCTCTGGGCATTTATCTGTGAGCTTGGTCCTCAGGGAGGCCTCAAACTCTTCATGGAATGTCTGAACAATGACACTGAGGAGTCCAAGCAGCTCCTGGCTATGCTCATGCTCTTCTGTGACTGCTCACGGCACCTTATCAC aatTCTGGATGACATTGAAGTCTATGAAGAACAAACATCTTTCAAGATTGAGGAACTCATCACTATCTCCTCATTTCTGAACACTTTTGTATACAAGATGATATGGGATGGCATCTTGG aAAATGCGAAGGGGGAGAAGCTGGAGCTATTTCACAGCGTTCACGGCTGGCTGATGGTGCTTTACGAACGCGATTGCAGACGAAGATTCTCCCCTGATGACCACTGGCTGCGCAA GGACCTGAAGCCCAGCCTTTTGTTCCAAGAGCTGGAGAAAGGCAAGAAACGAGCACAGCTATTGTTGCAGTACATTCCGCACGTCATTCCGCATAAAAAT AGAGTGCTGTTGTTCAGGAACATTGTTACAAAGGAAAAGGAAATTTTAGGCCTGGTAGAAACGAGCTCTGCTTCACCGCACGTCACCCATATTACCATCCGTCGCTCACGCATGTTAGAG GATGGATATGACCAGCTGCGTCGGTTACCAGTGAATTCTATTAAAGGTGTCATCCGTGTGAAGTTTGTTAATGATCTCGGAGTGGATGAGGCTGGTATTGATCAGGACGGGGTCTTCAAAGAGTTTCTAGAAGAGATCATAAAGAAAGTTTTCAATCCTGCCCTCAACCTGTTCAAG ACTACAAGTGGAAATGAAAGGCTATATCCTTCACCAACATCTTATATTCACGAGAACCATTTGCAGCTTTTTGAGTTTGTGGGGAAGATGCTTGGGAAAGCTGTATATGAG GGCATTGTTGTGGACGTCCCTTTTGCTTCCTTCTTTCTTAGTCAAGTGTTGGGTCACCACCACAGCACCTTCTACAGCTCCATTGATGAGCTGCCCTCACTGGACTCTGAGTTTTACAAGAACCTCACTTCCATCAAG CGCTATGACGGGGATGTTGGAGATCTTGGCCTGACATTATCATATGATGAGGATGTTATGGGGCAG TTAGTCTGTCACGAGTTGATACCTGGAGGGAAGACGATGCCCGTCACCAATGAAAACAA GATCAGCTACATCCACCTCATGGCTCACTTCCGGATgcacacacagattaaggagcaaacCACAGCTTTTATCCGTGGCTTCCGTAGCATCATTGACCCCGAATGGTTGCACATGTTTTCCACACCTGAGGTTCAGCGCCTCGTCTCCGGGGACAATGCAGAGATTGATCTTGATGACCTCAA GAAACACACAGTGTACTACGGAGGTTTTCACAGCAGCCACCGTGTCATCATCTGGCTGTGGGACATCCTTTCCAGTGACTTCACTGCTGATGAGAGGGCTATGTTCCTTAAA TTTGTAACTAGCTGCTCGAGGCCCCCTCTTCTTGGATTTGCCTACCTCaaaccacctttctccatccgcTGTGTAGAAGTCTCAGATGATCAA GACACTGGAGATACCCTTGGCAGTGTTCTTAGGGGCTTTTTTACAATCCGCAAAAAGGAGCCTGGTGGGCGACTTCCCACTTCGTCCACCTGCTTCAACCTGCTCAAGCTGCCCAACTACAGCAAGAAGAGCATTTTACGTGACAAGCTGCGCTATGCCATTAGTATGAATACAGGCTTTGAGCTTTCGTAA